In the Ursus arctos isolate Adak ecotype North America unplaced genomic scaffold, UrsArc2.0 scaffold_5, whole genome shotgun sequence genome, one interval contains:
- the LOC113261856 gene encoding olfactory receptor 6F1-like, translating to MDVTNQTTVTEFIFLGFPGVLCLRLTLFVMFLTVYLLSLMGNTLIIFIVFMDITLQTPMYIFLGNLSFLEIWYTTATVPKLLATCLSQVVTISVSGCITQYYFFFSMGATECILLAVMAYDRYLAICSPLRYSLLMSFQVCLRFSAGSWIGGFIAPLLPTILISHLNFCGPQKINHFFCDSDPIFKLSCSDTFLVEALGYTCSSVVILSSFLLTMSSYGHIVVTIIRLSSREARKKTFSTCASHLTVVTIYYGTIIFAYVRPPAKYNFTIGKVISVFYCVVTPLINPLIYTLRNKDVKKAFRKALAQKRFSWPDI from the coding sequence ATGGATGTAACAAACCAAACAACAGTGACAgagttcatttttcttgggtttcCTGGTGTTCTCTGTCTGCGGCTCACATTGTTTGTGATGTTTCTCACGGTGTATCTGCTCTCCCTCATGGGAAATACCCtcatcattttcattgttttcatggACATCACACTCCAAACACCCATGTACATTTTCTTAGGCAATTTGTCATTCCTGGAGATCTGGTACACCACAGCCACCGTGCCTAAATTGTTGGCCACCTGCCTCTCACAGGTTGTTACCATCTCTGTTTCTGGTTGTATAACTCagtactatttctttttctccatgggAGCTACAGAGTGCATCCTGCTGGcagtgatggcctatgaccggtaCCTGGCCATCTGCAGCCCTTTACGGTATTCACTTCTCATGAGTTTTCAGGTGTGCCTGCGGTTTTCAGCTGGATCTTGGATCGGGGGCTTCATTGCTCCTCTCCTACCGACCATACTCATCTCCCATCTAAACTTTTGTGGTCCCCAGAAGATCAACCATTTCTTTTGTGACTCAGATCCCATTTTTAAACTTTCCTGCTCAGATACATTTTTGGTGGAGGCTTTGGGCTATACATGCAGCTCTGTCGTGATTCTaagttctttccttcttactATGTCTTCCTATGGACACATTGTGGTCACAATAATCAGGTTGTCTTCCCGGGAGGCTCGGAAGAAAActttctccacctgtgcctcccacctCACTGTAGTCACCATTTATTATGGCACCATTATCTTTGCTTATGTTCGCCCTCCAGCCAAGTACAACTTCACTATTGGTAAAGTCATCTCAGTGTTCTACTGTGTGGTCACTCCATTAATAAATCCTCTCATATACACCCTGAGaaacaaagatgtgaagaaagcTTTCAGGAAAGCTCTAGCACAAAAGAGATTTTCTTGGCCTGATATATGA